In one Vanessa tameamea isolate UH-Manoa-2023 chromosome 12, ilVanTame1 primary haplotype, whole genome shotgun sequence genomic region, the following are encoded:
- the LOC113392980 gene encoding transmembrane and ubiquitin-like domain-containing protein 1 isoform X1 has product MSLIEGVGDEVVQFVVVVLVVVVASLAWWSTNARPDRYRTVLVMRSRPHHPVTVSILTRSNITNTQVNTTPPSTLEPIAANNTSSDNENSRDNRVIPLQEMDSIVDADMAMLNNNRLHFYRRIDSPPNNQIISETQSEETDNMEEQEPASNAQIREMDSIVSAMEADVTTGCDFFTRSSESHSNSKPISAISSQKEESSTDREIADVETENAVGTSSDVIDSAGDERKILIKLKYLNDTLKEVEGSLDELLKDFKQRHFSAELCADRRVRLIFRGRVLGDEAATLRACGLHHQAVVHCLVHPSHSPRSPRVASQQQQNLSETSTNATHELVTETAAVPERAWDLENILMTLVSVALTVVWFFRCEYSNMFTASASVALFGLTVFYSVAIFGIYLSDTFHFDRRPAQPLPNN; this is encoded by the exons ATGTCTTTAATAGAAGGTGTTGGGGATGAAGTGGTGCAGTTCGTGGTTGTTGTGTTGGTTGTGGTGGTAGCTTCTTTAGCTTGGTGGTCCACCAATGCAAGACCTGATAGATACAGAACTGTACTTGTGATGAGATCTCGACCCCATCACCCTGTTACAGTCAGCATTTTAACGA GATCAAACATAACCAATACCCAAGTAAATACTACACCACCGTCAACTTTAGAACCTATTG CTGCAAATAACACAAGTTCTGATAATGAGAACAGCAGAGACAATAGAGTGATACCTCTACAGGAAATGGACAGCATTGTTGATGCAGATATGGCGATGTTGAACAACAATCGTTTACATTTCTATCGAAGGATTGATT ctCCTCCTAATAACCAAATCATCTCTGAAACTCAAAGTGAAGAAACAGATAACATGGAGGAACAAGAGCCTGCGAGCAACGCTCAGATAAGAGAGATGGACAGTATAGTCAGTGCCATGGAGGCTGATGTCACAACTGGATGTGACTTTTTTACAAGATCAAGtg aatCACATTCTAATTCAAAACCAATATCAGCAATATCCAGTCAAAAAGAAGAATCATCTACAGACCGAGAAATTGCTGATGTTGAGACAGAAAATGCCGTTGGGACATCTAGTGATGTAATAGACAGTGCTGGCGATGaaagaaaaatactaattaagctTAAATATCTAAATGACACGTTAAAAGAAGTAGAAGGAAGCCTTGATGAACTTTTAAAGGATTtcaaaca ACGGCACTTCTCGGCGGAGTTGTGCGCCGACCGTCGCGTTCGACTCATTTTCCGTGGTCGCGTGTTAGGCGATGAGGCTGCCACGTTACGTGCGTGCGGCTTGCATCACCAGGCCGTGGTGCACTGCCTCGTGCATCCCTCCCATTCGCCGCGATCGCCTCGCGTCGCCTCTCAG CAACAACAAAACTTATCAGAGACATCCACTAACGCCACTCACGAGCTGGTGACTGAGACCGCGGCGGTGCCGGAACGCGCGTGGGATCTCGAGAACATCCTTATGACTCTAGTCTCTGTCGCACTCACCGTAGTATGGTTCTTCAG gTGTGAATATTCCAACATGTTTACGGCCAGTGCCAGTGTCGCCCTATTTGGATTGACCGTGTTCTATAGTGTTgcaatatttggtatttatCTATCAGATACATTCCATTTCGACCGACGACCTGCGCAACCCTTACCCAATAACTAA
- the LOC113392980 gene encoding transmembrane and ubiquitin-like domain-containing protein 1 isoform X2 has protein sequence MSLIEGVGDEVVQFVVVVLVVVVASLAWWSTNARPDRYRTVLVMRSRPHHPVTVSILTRSNITNTQVNTTPPSTLEPIAPPNNQIISETQSEETDNMEEQEPASNAQIREMDSIVSAMEADVTTGCDFFTRSSESHSNSKPISAISSQKEESSTDREIADVETENAVGTSSDVIDSAGDERKILIKLKYLNDTLKEVEGSLDELLKDFKQRHFSAELCADRRVRLIFRGRVLGDEAATLRACGLHHQAVVHCLVHPSHSPRSPRVASQQQQNLSETSTNATHELVTETAAVPERAWDLENILMTLVSVALTVVWFFRCEYSNMFTASASVALFGLTVFYSVAIFGIYLSDTFHFDRRPAQPLPNN, from the exons ATGTCTTTAATAGAAGGTGTTGGGGATGAAGTGGTGCAGTTCGTGGTTGTTGTGTTGGTTGTGGTGGTAGCTTCTTTAGCTTGGTGGTCCACCAATGCAAGACCTGATAGATACAGAACTGTACTTGTGATGAGATCTCGACCCCATCACCCTGTTACAGTCAGCATTTTAACGA GATCAAACATAACCAATACCCAAGTAAATACTACACCACCGTCAACTTTAGAACCTATTG ctCCTCCTAATAACCAAATCATCTCTGAAACTCAAAGTGAAGAAACAGATAACATGGAGGAACAAGAGCCTGCGAGCAACGCTCAGATAAGAGAGATGGACAGTATAGTCAGTGCCATGGAGGCTGATGTCACAACTGGATGTGACTTTTTTACAAGATCAAGtg aatCACATTCTAATTCAAAACCAATATCAGCAATATCCAGTCAAAAAGAAGAATCATCTACAGACCGAGAAATTGCTGATGTTGAGACAGAAAATGCCGTTGGGACATCTAGTGATGTAATAGACAGTGCTGGCGATGaaagaaaaatactaattaagctTAAATATCTAAATGACACGTTAAAAGAAGTAGAAGGAAGCCTTGATGAACTTTTAAAGGATTtcaaaca ACGGCACTTCTCGGCGGAGTTGTGCGCCGACCGTCGCGTTCGACTCATTTTCCGTGGTCGCGTGTTAGGCGATGAGGCTGCCACGTTACGTGCGTGCGGCTTGCATCACCAGGCCGTGGTGCACTGCCTCGTGCATCCCTCCCATTCGCCGCGATCGCCTCGCGTCGCCTCTCAG CAACAACAAAACTTATCAGAGACATCCACTAACGCCACTCACGAGCTGGTGACTGAGACCGCGGCGGTGCCGGAACGCGCGTGGGATCTCGAGAACATCCTTATGACTCTAGTCTCTGTCGCACTCACCGTAGTATGGTTCTTCAG gTGTGAATATTCCAACATGTTTACGGCCAGTGCCAGTGTCGCCCTATTTGGATTGACCGTGTTCTATAGTGTTgcaatatttggtatttatCTATCAGATACATTCCATTTCGACCGACGACCTGCGCAACCCTTACCCAATAACTAA
- the LOC113392981 gene encoding large ribosomal subunit protein eL15, with protein sequence MGAYRYIQELYRKKLSDVMRFLLRVRVWQYRQLTRMHRAPRPTRPDKARRLGYRAKQGYVVFRIRVRRGGRKRPVPKGATYGKPKSHGVNQLKPTRNLQSIAEERVGRRCGGLRVLNSYWVAQDSSYKYFEVILVDPSHKAIRRDPKINWIVNAVHKHREMRGLTSAGKSSRGLGKGHRFSQTKGGSRRAAWIRRNTLQLRRKR encoded by the exons ATGGGCGCTTACAGATATATTCAAGAGTTGTATCGTAAAAAGCTGAGCGATGTTATGCGTTTCCTTCTACGTGTGAGAGTATGGCAATACCGCCAATTAACTCGTATGCACCGCGCTCCCAGGCCAACGAGGCCAGACAAAGCCAGAAGATTAGGATATCGCGCCAAGCAGG gtTATGTTGTCTTCAGAATCCGCGTGCGACGAGGTGGCCGTAAGCGTCCAGTCCCCAAGGGTGCTACTTACGGCAAACCTAAAAGCCACGGAGTAAACCAACTGAAACCTACTCGCAATCTACAATCCATTGCAGag gAACGCGTCGGTCGTCGTTGTGGAGGACTCCGTGTACTCAATTCATACTGGGTGGCTCAAGATTCTTCTTACAAATACTTTGAAGTCATCTTAGTTGATCCCTCACACAAG gCTATTCGTCGTGATCCTAAGATCAACTGGATAGTAAACGCTGTGCACAAGCACCGTGAAATGCGTGGTCTCACATCAGCGGGCAAGAGCTCCCGTGGTCTTGGAAAGGGGCATCGCTTCTCTCAAACCAAGGGTGGATCTCGACGTGCTGCCTGGATCAGACGCAACACTCTCCAACTTCGCCGCAAGCGATAA
- the LOC113392907 gene encoding double-strand-break repair protein rad21 homolog isoform X1 yields the protein MFYAHFVLAKKGPLAKIWLAAHWDKKLTKAHVFETNIEKSVDGILKPKVKMALRTSGHLLLGVVRIYSRKAKYLLQDCNEAFVKIKMAFRPGMVDLPEEHREAAMNAITLPEVFHDFDTAMPELNEVDIEAQFSLNQSRAEEITMREDYGSLNMVTHDDGFGDMGFDTDNPDIMREAIGNDGGLEQSNLLFADGSSLELTGKDAGVASTSAAGVPTLAAPSHEPRMEAAPHGPMDDGFGGTIGDVADFGHAGGLFEGDLFGDVTAGSSTGGAGTGLPGTSTQPQSLQAEIEAAGGSAREPDAAPDADPESDDEMPHYDAPPSPASPPSPAHSWGGSPPHESETPRSDDAGLMPPPAAPRPPSTRPMEVDCVDTVVEEPPPVEAPATPAPAIDSTTLLQNDEESFALAPVDATVLKGITKAKRKRKLIVDEVKNISGEEMKNQLSNTSDIVTTLDLAPPTRRLMHWKETGGVEKLFTLPARPIPSRVLFKKYQRNMTLRTDADDGEARSPDPEPPVARRAARKRRHEETIQPPETPAPTPQQDLEPPTPIPQEYEPSVESEREREVPPYASPRHDDVEAPSTPGMLSSLGAPLTPGVLGPLTPGTLLQGGLTPGSLQHGSMTPGGLTPAGLQHGDQQVDLGLSGALHGGMTPGGMTPGGMTPGGMTPGGMTPGGMTPGRMTPGGMTPGLGLDGGMTPAGLHHGTMTPGGLDHGGMTPAGLQHGGMTPAGLQHGGMTPAGLQHGGMTPAGLQHGGMTPAGLQHGGMTPAGLQHGGMTPAGLQHGGLTPAGLQHGGMTPSGLQHGALLSHGMELPMMPQMGGEHPLLQSVTPHAHHAHPAHHDLHTGPMEPLPLPLDHADYQNGMQMTNLGYDDQHGQHSPQHDYDLPLSVENAEEGERETREAGETEEQFEERVLNRRAAQLFAALRGKLAAQLALAFADLAPPHNNRKQVAQKFYSLLVLKKHQMLKLEQHETYGPITITKGAQFETEAI from the exons ATGTTCTACGCACATTTTGTGCTGGCCAAAAAGGGCCCTTTGGCCAAAATTTGGTTGGCAGCTCATTGGGATAAAAAACTGACAAAAGCTCATGTATTTGAAACGAATATTGAAAAATCAGTTGATGGAATACTAAAGCCTAAAGTGAAGATGGCTTTAAGAACATCTGGTCATCTACTTCTGGGTGTGGTGAGAATATACTCAAGAAAGGCTAAATATCTACTGCAAGATTGTAATGAAGCCTTTGTGAAAATCAAG ATGGCTTTCAGGCCTGGTATGGTTGATTTGCCAGAAGAACATAGAGAAGCAGCAATGAATGCTATAACTCTGCCGGAAGTCTTTCATGACTTTGATACTGCAATGCCAGAGCTAAA TGAGGTTGATATTGAAGCTCAGTTTTCCCTAAATCAATCGAGAGCTGAAGAAATAACAATGCGTGAAGATTATGGCTCCTTGAATATGGTTACACATGATGATGGATTTGGTGACATGGGATTTGATACAGACAACCCAGACATAATGAGAGAAGCTATTGGAAATGATGGAGGACTAGAACAG AGTAACCTACTGTTTGCTGATGGATCGTCATTGGAGCTGACAGGAAAAGATGCTGGAGTGGCCAGTACTAGTGCTGCGGGAGTTCCTACTCTAGCCGCACCCTCACATGAACCAAGAATGGAGGCTGCTCCACATGGACCTATGGACGATGGGTTTGGAGGAACTATTGGCGATGTTGCGGATTTTGGAC ATGCCGGAGGTCTATTCGAGGGTGACCTCTTCGGCGACGTGACTGCAGGTAGTTCGACCGGGGGCGCCGGTACCGGCCTACCGGGAACTTCCACTCAACCTCAGTCTTTGCAG GCGGAGATCGAGGCGGCCGGCGGCAGCGCGCGCGAGCCCGACGCGGCGCCCGACGCCGACCCCGAGTCGGACGACGAGATGCCGCACTACGACGCGCCGCCCTCGCCCGCCTCGCCGCCCTCGCCCGCGCACAG CTGGGGAGGATCACCTCCACATGAAAGTGAAACTCCGAGGTCGGATGACGCCGGCCTCATGCCACCGCCTGCTGCCCCGAGACCTCCGTCTACTAGACCGATG GAAGTGGATTGCGTCGATACTGTAGTGGAGGAACCGCCACCAGTAGAAGCTCCCGCCACCCCTGCCCCCGCAATAGATTCCACAACTTTACTGCAAAATGATGAGGAGTCATTCGCTCTGGCGCCTGTTGATGCCACTGTTCTTAAAg GAATTACAAAAGCTAAGCGAAAGCGTAAGCTGATCGTTGACGAAGTTAAGAATATATCTGGTGAGGAAATGAAGAATCAGCTGAGCAACACATCAGACATTGTCACCACATTAGATTTGGCGCCGCCTACCAGACGACTCATGCACTGGAAGGAGACCGGGGGTGTAGAGAAATTGTTCACTCTGCCTGCCAGGCCCATACCTTCTAGAGTATTATTcaag AAATACCAGCGCAACATGACGCTGCGCACGGACGCGGACGACGGCGAGGCGCGCTCGCCCGACCCCGAGCCGCCCgtcgcgcgccgcgccgcgcgcaaGCGCCGCCACGAGGAG ACTATCCAACCGCCGGAAACTCCGGCGCCCACCCCTCAGCAGGACCTGGAACCGCCCACTCCTATACCGCAGGAGTATGAACCTTCCGTCG AGTCGGAGCGCGAGCGCGAGGTGCCGCCCTACGCCTCGCCGCGCCACGACGACGTGGAAGCGCCCAGCACGCCAG GTATGCTGAGTTCTCTCGGGGCACCTCTCACACCTGGTGTACTCGGACCTCTGACTCCGGGTACATTACTGCAAGGCGGACTCACACCCGGTAGTTTACAACATGGGTCCATGACACCAG GTGGATTAACTCCTGCTGGACTTCAACACGGTGACCAACAAGTAGATTTAGGATTATCGGGTGCTTTGCATGGAG gtATGACCCCAGGTGGCATGACTCCAGGAGGTATGACGCCGGGTGGTATGACGCCGGGTGGTATGACGCCAGGTGGAATGACGCCAGGCAGAATGACTCCAGGTGGTATGACACCTGGTCTGGGTTTAGACGGTGGTATGACGCCCGCAGGTCTGCATCATGGCACCATGACGCCAG GAGGACTAGATCACGGTGGTATGACACCGGCGGGACTTCAGCACGGAGGAATGACTCCAGCAGGATTGCAGCACGGAGGCATGACTCCCGCGGGACTGCAGCACGGTGGCATGACTCCCGCTGGTCTGCAGCACGGTGGTATGACTCCCGCTGGCCTGCAACACGGTGGCATGACTCCAGCCGGCCTGCAGCACGGTGGCATGACGCCTGCGGGACTTCAGCACGGAGGCCTCACGCCGGCGGGTCTACAACACGGTGGCATGACGCCTTCGG GCCTGCAGCACGGCGCGCTGCTGTCGCACGGCATGGAGCTGCCCATGATGCCGCAGATGGGCGGCGAGCACCCGCTGCTGCAGTCCGTGACGCCGCACGCGCACCACGCGCACCCCGCGCACCACGACCTGCACACGGGGCCCATGGAGCCGCTGCCGCTGCCGCTCGACCATGCGGACTACCAG AACGGCATGCAAATGACGAACCTGGGATACGACGATCAGCACGGCCAACACAGCCCTCAACACGACTACGACCTACCGCTGAGCGTCGAAAAC GCGGAGGAGGGCGAGCGCGAGACGCGCGAGGCGGGCGAGACGGAGGAGCAGTTCGAGGAGCGCGTGCTGAACCGGCGCGCGGCGCAGCTGTTCGCGGCGCTGCGCGGCAAGCTGGCGGCGCAGCTGGCGCTGGCCTTCGCCGACCTGGCGCCGCCGCACAACAACCGCAAGCAG GTGGCGCAAAAATTCTACAGTTTGCTTGTTCTCAAGAAGCATCAGATGCTAAAACTAGAGCAGCACGAGACTTACGGACCTATAACTATAACGAAGGGTGCACAGTTCGAAACGGAGGCGATTTAA
- the LOC113392907 gene encoding double-strand-break repair protein rad21 homolog isoform X2 has product MFYAHFVLAKKGPLAKIWLAAHWDKKLTKAHVFETNIEKSVDGILKPKVKMALRTSGHLLLGVVRIYSRKAKYLLQDCNEAFVKIKMAFRPGMVDLPEEHREAAMNAITLPEVFHDFDTAMPELNEVDIEAQFSLNQSRAEEITMREDYGSLNMVTHDDGFGDMGFDTDNPDIMREAIGNDGGLEQSNLLFADGSSLELTGKDAGVASTSAAGVPTLAAPSHEPRMEAAPHGPMDDGFGGTIGDVADFGHAGGLFEGDLFGDVTAGSSTGGAGTGLPGTSTQPQSLQAEIEAAGGSAREPDAAPDADPESDDEMPHYDAPPSPASPPSPAHSWGGSPPHESETPRSDDAGLMPPPAAPRPPSTRPMEVDCVDTVVEEPPPVEAPATPAPAIDSTTLLQNDEESFALAPVDATVLKGITKAKRKRKLIVDEVKNISGEEMKNQLSNTSDIVTTLDLAPPTRRLMHWKETGGVEKLFTLPARPIPSRVLFKKYQRNMTLRTDADDGEARSPDPEPPVARRAARKRRHEETIQPPETPAPTPQQDLEPPTPIPQEYEPSVGMLSSLGAPLTPGVLGPLTPGTLLQGGLTPGSLQHGSMTPGGLTPAGLQHGDQQVDLGLSGALHGGMTPGGMTPGGMTPGGMTPGGMTPGGMTPGRMTPGGMTPGLGLDGGMTPAGLHHGTMTPGGLDHGGMTPAGLQHGGMTPAGLQHGGMTPAGLQHGGMTPAGLQHGGMTPAGLQHGGMTPAGLQHGGMTPAGLQHGGLTPAGLQHGGMTPSGLQHGALLSHGMELPMMPQMGGEHPLLQSVTPHAHHAHPAHHDLHTGPMEPLPLPLDHADYQNGMQMTNLGYDDQHGQHSPQHDYDLPLSVENAEEGERETREAGETEEQFEERVLNRRAAQLFAALRGKLAAQLALAFADLAPPHNNRKQVAQKFYSLLVLKKHQMLKLEQHETYGPITITKGAQFETEAI; this is encoded by the exons ATGTTCTACGCACATTTTGTGCTGGCCAAAAAGGGCCCTTTGGCCAAAATTTGGTTGGCAGCTCATTGGGATAAAAAACTGACAAAAGCTCATGTATTTGAAACGAATATTGAAAAATCAGTTGATGGAATACTAAAGCCTAAAGTGAAGATGGCTTTAAGAACATCTGGTCATCTACTTCTGGGTGTGGTGAGAATATACTCAAGAAAGGCTAAATATCTACTGCAAGATTGTAATGAAGCCTTTGTGAAAATCAAG ATGGCTTTCAGGCCTGGTATGGTTGATTTGCCAGAAGAACATAGAGAAGCAGCAATGAATGCTATAACTCTGCCGGAAGTCTTTCATGACTTTGATACTGCAATGCCAGAGCTAAA TGAGGTTGATATTGAAGCTCAGTTTTCCCTAAATCAATCGAGAGCTGAAGAAATAACAATGCGTGAAGATTATGGCTCCTTGAATATGGTTACACATGATGATGGATTTGGTGACATGGGATTTGATACAGACAACCCAGACATAATGAGAGAAGCTATTGGAAATGATGGAGGACTAGAACAG AGTAACCTACTGTTTGCTGATGGATCGTCATTGGAGCTGACAGGAAAAGATGCTGGAGTGGCCAGTACTAGTGCTGCGGGAGTTCCTACTCTAGCCGCACCCTCACATGAACCAAGAATGGAGGCTGCTCCACATGGACCTATGGACGATGGGTTTGGAGGAACTATTGGCGATGTTGCGGATTTTGGAC ATGCCGGAGGTCTATTCGAGGGTGACCTCTTCGGCGACGTGACTGCAGGTAGTTCGACCGGGGGCGCCGGTACCGGCCTACCGGGAACTTCCACTCAACCTCAGTCTTTGCAG GCGGAGATCGAGGCGGCCGGCGGCAGCGCGCGCGAGCCCGACGCGGCGCCCGACGCCGACCCCGAGTCGGACGACGAGATGCCGCACTACGACGCGCCGCCCTCGCCCGCCTCGCCGCCCTCGCCCGCGCACAG CTGGGGAGGATCACCTCCACATGAAAGTGAAACTCCGAGGTCGGATGACGCCGGCCTCATGCCACCGCCTGCTGCCCCGAGACCTCCGTCTACTAGACCGATG GAAGTGGATTGCGTCGATACTGTAGTGGAGGAACCGCCACCAGTAGAAGCTCCCGCCACCCCTGCCCCCGCAATAGATTCCACAACTTTACTGCAAAATGATGAGGAGTCATTCGCTCTGGCGCCTGTTGATGCCACTGTTCTTAAAg GAATTACAAAAGCTAAGCGAAAGCGTAAGCTGATCGTTGACGAAGTTAAGAATATATCTGGTGAGGAAATGAAGAATCAGCTGAGCAACACATCAGACATTGTCACCACATTAGATTTGGCGCCGCCTACCAGACGACTCATGCACTGGAAGGAGACCGGGGGTGTAGAGAAATTGTTCACTCTGCCTGCCAGGCCCATACCTTCTAGAGTATTATTcaag AAATACCAGCGCAACATGACGCTGCGCACGGACGCGGACGACGGCGAGGCGCGCTCGCCCGACCCCGAGCCGCCCgtcgcgcgccgcgccgcgcgcaaGCGCCGCCACGAGGAG ACTATCCAACCGCCGGAAACTCCGGCGCCCACCCCTCAGCAGGACCTGGAACCGCCCACTCCTATACCGCAGGAGTATGAACCTTCCGTCG GTATGCTGAGTTCTCTCGGGGCACCTCTCACACCTGGTGTACTCGGACCTCTGACTCCGGGTACATTACTGCAAGGCGGACTCACACCCGGTAGTTTACAACATGGGTCCATGACACCAG GTGGATTAACTCCTGCTGGACTTCAACACGGTGACCAACAAGTAGATTTAGGATTATCGGGTGCTTTGCATGGAG gtATGACCCCAGGTGGCATGACTCCAGGAGGTATGACGCCGGGTGGTATGACGCCGGGTGGTATGACGCCAGGTGGAATGACGCCAGGCAGAATGACTCCAGGTGGTATGACACCTGGTCTGGGTTTAGACGGTGGTATGACGCCCGCAGGTCTGCATCATGGCACCATGACGCCAG GAGGACTAGATCACGGTGGTATGACACCGGCGGGACTTCAGCACGGAGGAATGACTCCAGCAGGATTGCAGCACGGAGGCATGACTCCCGCGGGACTGCAGCACGGTGGCATGACTCCCGCTGGTCTGCAGCACGGTGGTATGACTCCCGCTGGCCTGCAACACGGTGGCATGACTCCAGCCGGCCTGCAGCACGGTGGCATGACGCCTGCGGGACTTCAGCACGGAGGCCTCACGCCGGCGGGTCTACAACACGGTGGCATGACGCCTTCGG GCCTGCAGCACGGCGCGCTGCTGTCGCACGGCATGGAGCTGCCCATGATGCCGCAGATGGGCGGCGAGCACCCGCTGCTGCAGTCCGTGACGCCGCACGCGCACCACGCGCACCCCGCGCACCACGACCTGCACACGGGGCCCATGGAGCCGCTGCCGCTGCCGCTCGACCATGCGGACTACCAG AACGGCATGCAAATGACGAACCTGGGATACGACGATCAGCACGGCCAACACAGCCCTCAACACGACTACGACCTACCGCTGAGCGTCGAAAAC GCGGAGGAGGGCGAGCGCGAGACGCGCGAGGCGGGCGAGACGGAGGAGCAGTTCGAGGAGCGCGTGCTGAACCGGCGCGCGGCGCAGCTGTTCGCGGCGCTGCGCGGCAAGCTGGCGGCGCAGCTGGCGCTGGCCTTCGCCGACCTGGCGCCGCCGCACAACAACCGCAAGCAG GTGGCGCAAAAATTCTACAGTTTGCTTGTTCTCAAGAAGCATCAGATGCTAAAACTAGAGCAGCACGAGACTTACGGACCTATAACTATAACGAAGGGTGCACAGTTCGAAACGGAGGCGATTTAA